A window of Dorea formicigenerans contains these coding sequences:
- a CDS encoding ABC-F family ATP-binding cassette domain-containing protein, with translation MILACHNIEKAFGEEVIVSGGSFHIEDHEKAALVGPNGAGKTTLLKMIVGEIQADGGNVVLTRGKTMGYLAQHQDMNNDHTIYQEVRTAKADILDMERQIREIEQEMKHLSGERLEERMNTYQRLTAAFERENGYACESEITGVLKGLGFTEEEFAKPVATLSGGQKTRVSLGKLLLTKPDILLLDEPTNHLDLNSISWLETYLLNYPGAVLIVSHDRYFLNRVVTKVVEIELGKLTTFMGNYTDYAKKKEMLREARMKEYLNQQQEIKHQEAVIEKLRSFNREKSIKRAESREKMLDKMTPVEKPMELHTDMHLTLEPSCVSGNDVLIVEHLSKAFPPQILFENVSFEIKRGEHVAIIGDNGTGKTTILKILNQVLKADSGSFRLGSNVKIGYYDQEHHVLHMEKTIFQEISDDYPNLNNTQIRKVLAAFLFTGDDVFKLISDLSGGERGRVSLAKLMLSEANFLILDEPTNHLDITSKEILEHALNNYTGTVLYVSHDRYFINQTATRIMDLVNHTFVNYIGNYDYYLEKKEELTAAYSNTSRLENNSSSAAADLASDSKLSWQEQKEAQAKERKRANEFKKTEERIGVLEDRSAEIDTLMSQEEVYTNSVKCQELAKEHAEIDAELETLYEKWEELAE, from the coding sequence ATGATACTTGCATGTCACAATATCGAAAAAGCCTTTGGAGAAGAAGTAATTGTCTCCGGCGGCTCCTTTCATATAGAAGACCACGAAAAAGCAGCTCTCGTAGGACCGAACGGTGCCGGAAAGACAACACTTCTTAAGATGATCGTTGGTGAGATACAGGCGGACGGCGGCAATGTTGTTCTGACACGCGGCAAGACGATGGGATATCTGGCACAGCATCAGGATATGAATAATGACCATACGATCTATCAAGAGGTGCGCACAGCAAAAGCCGATATTCTCGACATGGAGCGGCAGATTCGTGAGATCGAACAGGAAATGAAGCATTTAAGCGGAGAACGTCTGGAAGAACGTATGAATACATACCAGCGGCTTACAGCAGCATTCGAACGTGAAAATGGATACGCCTGCGAAAGTGAGATCACTGGTGTTTTAAAAGGACTTGGATTTACAGAAGAAGAATTCGCAAAACCGGTCGCGACTTTATCCGGAGGTCAGAAAACCCGTGTCTCTCTCGGAAAACTGCTCCTCACAAAGCCGGATATTCTGCTTTTGGACGAGCCAACCAACCATTTGGATTTAAATTCCATCTCATGGCTGGAAACTTATCTTCTGAATTATCCCGGTGCAGTACTGATTGTCTCTCATGACCGGTATTTTCTGAACCGGGTTGTAACAAAAGTCGTCGAGATCGAACTGGGCAAGCTTACCACTTTCATGGGCAATTATACAGATTACGCCAAGAAAAAGGAAATGCTCCGTGAAGCCAGAATGAAAGAATATCTGAACCAGCAGCAGGAAATTAAGCATCAGGAAGCGGTCATTGAAAAGCTCCGCTCCTTCAACCGTGAAAAATCCATCAAGCGTGCAGAAAGCCGTGAAAAGATGCTGGATAAGATGACCCCGGTTGAAAAACCGATGGAACTGCATACAGATATGCACTTAACACTGGAACCTTCCTGTGTCAGCGGTAATGATGTCTTAATTGTCGAGCATTTAAGCAAGGCATTTCCACCACAGATTTTATTTGAAAATGTCAGCTTCGAAATCAAGCGAGGGGAACATGTCGCGATCATTGGAGACAATGGAACCGGAAAAACAACAATCCTTAAGATTTTAAATCAGGTACTTAAAGCTGATTCTGGAAGTTTCCGTCTCGGTTCTAATGTAAAGATTGGTTATTACGATCAGGAACATCACGTTCTGCATATGGAAAAAACTATTTTCCAGGAGATTTCCGATGACTATCCTAATCTTAATAACACGCAGATCCGTAAAGTGCTGGCAGCATTTTTATTTACCGGAGATGATGTATTTAAACTTATTAGTGACTTAAGCGGTGGCGAACGTGGACGCGTGTCCCTTGCAAAGCTGATGCTTTCTGAAGCGAACTTCCTGATTCTCGATGAGCCGACCAACCATCTGGATATTACATCAAAAGAGATTCTGGAACATGCACTGAATAATTACACAGGAACGGTTCTTTATGTTTCACACGACCGTTACTTTATCAATCAGACTGCAACACGTATCATGGATCTTGTTAATCATACGTTTGTAAATTATATTGGAAATTATGATTATTATCTTGAGAAAAAAGAAGAACTGACAGCCGCATATTCCAATACGTCTCGCTTAGAAAATAATTCCTCTTCTGCAGCTGCTGACTTGGCCTCCGATTCAAAGTTAAGCTGGCAGGAACAAAAAGAAGCTCAGGCAAAAGAACGGAAACGCGCTAATGAATTCAAAAAGACAGAAGAACGGATTGGTGTTCTGGAAGATAGAAGTGCTGAAATTGATACTCTAATGTCGCAGGAGGAAGTTTATACGAATTCAGTAAAATGTCAGGAACTTGCAAAAGAACATGCAGAAATTGACGCTGAACTTGAAACTTTATATGAAAAATGGGAAGAGCTGGCCGAATAA
- a CDS encoding NUDIX hydrolase, whose translation MEYWDIYDKNKQLTGRKMKRNDWCLKEDEYHLTVLGVIRRPDGKYLITRRVLTKAWAPGWWEVSGGAAQAGESSEEAVRREVLEETGLDVNGCVGGYMFTYHRENPGEGDNYFVDVYRFEKDFKEEDLHLQTEETAGYKIATADEIKALADEGIFLHYDSIKRVFEE comes from the coding sequence ATGGAATACTGGGATATTTATGATAAAAACAAACAGCTGACCGGGCGAAAAATGAAGCGCAATGACTGGTGCCTGAAAGAGGATGAGTATCACTTGACAGTGTTAGGTGTGATCCGCCGTCCAGATGGGAAATATCTGATTACCCGCCGCGTTCTGACAAAGGCATGGGCACCAGGCTGGTGGGAAGTTTCCGGAGGCGCTGCACAGGCAGGTGAAAGCTCCGAGGAAGCGGTACGTCGTGAGGTACTGGAAGAAACAGGATTGGATGTAAATGGCTGTGTGGGCGGTTATATGTTTACCTATCACAGAGAAAATCCTGGAGAAGGCGACAATTATTTTGTAGATGTCTATCGTTTTGAGAAGGATTTTAAAGAAGAAGACCTGCATCTTCAGACAGAAGAGACTGCAGGATATAAGATTGCAACAGCTGATGAGATCAAGGCTCTGGCTGACGAAGGAATCTTCCTGCATTATGATAGTATCAAACGTGTTTTTGAAGAGTAG
- a CDS encoding NADP-dependent isocitrate dehydrogenase: MAKIKMTTPIVEMDGDEMTRILWKMIKEHLLNPFIELNTDYYDLGLEHRNETNDQVTFDSAEATKKYKVAVKCATITPNAARMPEYNLKEMWKSPNGTIRAILDGTVFRAPIVVKGIEPCVKNWKKPITIARHAYGDVYKNTEIKVPGPGKVELVYTGDDGTQIKELVHKYDGPGVAQGIHNLCGSIESFARSCFNYALDTKQDLWFATKDTISKKYDHTFKDIFQEIFDSEYKEKFDEAGIEYFYTLIDDAVARVMKSEGGYIWACKNYDGDVMSDMISSAFGSLAMMTSVLVSPEGYYEYEAAHGTVQRHYYKHLKGEETSTNSVATIFAWSGALRKRGELDQNQELMDFADKLEKATIDTIEEGKMTKDLALITTLPNPTVLNSEDFIKAIAEKLV; encoded by the coding sequence ATGGCGAAAATTAAAATGACAACACCAATTGTAGAGATGGATGGAGATGAGATGACAAGAATTCTCTGGAAGATGATCAAAGAACATCTTCTGAATCCATTTATTGAGTTAAATACAGATTACTATGATCTTGGACTTGAACATCGTAATGAGACGAATGATCAGGTTACATTTGATTCCGCAGAAGCAACAAAGAAGTACAAAGTAGCAGTAAAATGTGCAACAATTACACCGAATGCTGCGCGTATGCCAGAGTATAATCTGAAGGAAATGTGGAAAAGCCCGAATGGTACCATCCGTGCAATTTTAGATGGAACGGTATTCCGTGCACCGATCGTTGTAAAAGGAATCGAGCCATGCGTTAAAAATTGGAAAAAGCCAATTACCATTGCAAGACATGCTTATGGTGATGTATATAAAAATACAGAAATCAAAGTTCCTGGACCTGGAAAGGTAGAGCTTGTGTATACAGGAGATGATGGAACACAGATCAAAGAACTTGTCCACAAATATGACGGACCAGGGGTTGCTCAGGGAATTCATAACCTCTGTGGTTCTATCGAGAGCTTTGCCAGAAGCTGCTTCAATTACGCATTAGACACAAAGCAGGATCTCTGGTTCGCAACAAAAGATACAATTTCTAAGAAATATGACCACACATTCAAAGACATTTTCCAGGAAATCTTTGATTCAGAATATAAAGAAAAATTCGATGAAGCCGGTATCGAATATTTCTACACATTGATCGACGATGCTGTAGCGCGTGTTATGAAATCTGAAGGAGGCTACATCTGGGCATGCAAGAACTATGATGGAGATGTTATGAGCGATATGATTTCTTCTGCATTTGGTTCTCTTGCCATGATGACATCCGTGCTTGTATCACCAGAAGGATATTACGAGTATGAAGCTGCTCACGGTACAGTACAGCGTCATTATTACAAGCATTTGAAAGGCGAAGAAACTTCTACTAACTCTGTTGCAACAATCTTTGCATGGAGCGGAGCTCTTCGTAAACGTGGTGAACTGGATCAAAATCAGGAGCTGATGGATTTTGCAGATAAATTAGAGAAGGCAACGATTGATACAATTGAGGAAGGAAAGATGACAAAAGATCTGGCTCTTATCACAACACTTCCGAATCCAACAGTGTTAAACAGTGAAGACTTTATTAAAGCGATTGCTGAAAAGTTAGTATAG
- a CDS encoding GntR family transcriptional regulator encodes MEEYQDRSLRGRVFEKLREDILSGVYKDCDELREITIGEEMGVSRTPVREALRQLELEGLVKIIPNKGAYVTGITPKDVQDIYMIRSILEGMCARWATEHITPEQIEQLEEIVLLSEFHLKKDKDKVVQVSDLDGKFHHVLYEASNSRIMEHTLSDFHKYVKMARMLSVGAKNRAEKSIEEHKAILEAIKKGDADEAERLANLHIMHVMENLHIEIED; translated from the coding sequence ATGGAAGAGTATCAGGACCGTTCTCTTAGAGGAAGGGTATTTGAAAAATTGAGGGAGGATATTTTATCCGGTGTCTATAAGGATTGTGATGAACTTAGGGAGATTACAATCGGTGAGGAGATGGGAGTCAGCAGGACTCCGGTCCGTGAGGCACTTAGGCAACTGGAACTGGAAGGACTTGTAAAGATTATTCCTAATAAAGGAGCCTATGTAACAGGTATTACGCCGAAAGACGTTCAGGATATTTACATGATTCGTTCTATATTGGAAGGTATGTGCGCCAGATGGGCGACAGAGCATATCACTCCAGAACAGATTGAGCAGCTGGAAGAAATTGTTCTTTTATCTGAGTTTCATTTGAAAAAGGATAAGGACAAAGTTGTTCAGGTGTCAGATCTTGACGGTAAATTCCATCATGTTCTATATGAAGCATCCAACAGCCGGATTATGGAACATACGTTATCGGACTTTCATAAATATGTAAAGATGGCACGTATGTTGTCTGTAGGCGCAAAAAACCGGGCTGAGAAGTCCATCGAGGAGCACAAGGCAATTTTGGAAGCAATCAAAAAAGGGGATGCTGATGAAGCGGAAAGACTTGCAAATCTGCACATCATGCATGTAATGGAAAATCTTCATATCGAAATTGAAGATTAA
- the ilvA gene encoding threonine ammonia-lyase — MLTLEKFEEASEIVKNVTLPTKLVYSENLSQQTGGKVYLKPENMQYTGAYKVRGAYYKISTMSEEARAKGLVAASAGNHAQGVAYAAQKFGCKATIVMPTVTPLIKVNRTKSYGAEVILYGDVYDDSCAYAEKLAQERGSTFVHPFDDLDIVAGQGSIAMEIVQELPTVDYILAPVGGGGLITGVSTLAKMLNPKIKVIGVEPAAAPSMTMALASGEPVTLDSANTIADGTAVKRVGDRIFEYAKKNIDQMLTVEDDELVGAFLDMVENHKMIVENSGLLTVAALKQLDLKGKKAVAILSGGNMDVITMSSIVQHGLIQRDRIFSASVLLPDKPGQLALVAQTIADAQGNVIKLEHNQFVSTNRNAAVELRITMEAYGTEHKNQIMKALEEKGFRPREIGAKLY, encoded by the coding sequence ATGTTAACATTAGAAAAATTTGAAGAGGCAAGCGAAATTGTAAAAAACGTAACTCTTCCGACGAAACTGGTATACAGTGAAAACTTAAGCCAGCAGACGGGTGGTAAGGTTTATCTGAAGCCGGAAAATATGCAGTATACAGGAGCTTATAAAGTGCGTGGCGCATATTATAAGATCAGCACAATGTCTGAAGAGGCAAGAGCAAAAGGACTGGTGGCTGCATCAGCCGGAAACCATGCACAGGGTGTTGCATACGCAGCACAGAAATTCGGATGTAAGGCTACAATCGTTATGCCGACAGTAACACCATTGATCAAAGTAAATCGTACAAAAAGCTACGGCGCAGAGGTGATTCTTTACGGAGATGTCTATGATGATTCCTGTGCGTATGCCGAAAAACTGGCCCAGGAGCGCGGAAGTACATTTGTGCATCCGTTTGATGATCTGGACATCGTAGCAGGTCAGGGAAGTATTGCAATGGAAATTGTGCAGGAGCTTCCGACCGTCGATTATATTCTTGCGCCAGTTGGTGGCGGCGGATTGATTACAGGTGTATCTACACTTGCAAAAATGTTGAATCCAAAGATTAAAGTGATTGGTGTTGAGCCTGCTGCTGCGCCAAGTATGACAATGGCACTTGCTTCTGGCGAGCCGGTTACATTGGACAGTGCAAATACCATAGCAGACGGTACTGCAGTAAAACGTGTCGGAGACCGCATTTTCGAGTATGCAAAGAAGAACATCGACCAGATGCTGACTGTAGAAGATGATGAGCTTGTCGGAGCTTTCCTCGATATGGTCGAAAATCATAAAATGATTGTTGAGAATTCCGGACTGCTGACAGTTGCAGCACTCAAGCAGTTAGATTTGAAAGGAAAGAAGGCGGTTGCAATTTTAAGTGGAGGCAACATGGATGTTATCACAATGTCTTCCATTGTACAGCATGGACTGATTCAGAGAGACCGTATCTTTTCGGCATCTGTATTACTTCCGGATAAACCGGGACAGCTTGCGCTTGTTGCTCAGACGATTGCTGATGCCCAGGGAAATGTTATTAAACTGGAACATAACCAGTTCGTTAGCACCAACCGTAATGCTGCTGTGGAGCTTCGTATTACAATGGAAGCTTACGGTACAGAGCATAAGAACCAGATTATGAAAGCTCTGGAAGAAAAAGGATTCCGGCCAAGAGAGATCGGTGCAAAATTATATTAG
- the ftsY gene encoding signal recognition particle-docking protein FtsY, which translates to MAEEKKGFFRRLVDGLTKTRDNIVSGMDSIFNGFTHIDEDFYEELEEVLIMGDLGVQATYDILDKLREKVKTQHIKEPVECRQILIDSIKEQMDVGEAAYEFEERTSVVMVIGVNGVGKTTTIGKLAGKLRSQNKKVVLAAADTFRAAAGEQLKEWANRAQAELIGGQEGSDPAAVVYDAVAAAKARHADVLLIDTAGRLHNKKNLMEELRKMNKIIDREFPDAYRETLVVLDATTGQNALAQAKEFNEVADITGVILTKMDGTAKGGIAVAIQAELGIPVKYIGVGETIDDLQKFNSDTFVNALFDVKGEHEVC; encoded by the coding sequence ATGGCAGAAGAAAAGAAAGGTTTTTTCAGACGACTTGTCGATGGTCTCACAAAGACAAGAGATAATATTGTGTCCGGCATGGACAGTATTTTTAACGGATTTACACATATTGATGAGGACTTTTATGAAGAACTGGAGGAAGTCCTCATCATGGGCGATCTCGGAGTTCAGGCAACTTATGATATTCTGGACAAATTAAGAGAAAAGGTAAAAACCCAGCATATCAAAGAACCTGTTGAATGCAGACAAATCCTGATTGACAGCATCAAAGAGCAGATGGACGTCGGAGAAGCTGCTTATGAATTTGAAGAGAGAACTTCGGTGGTCATGGTCATTGGAGTGAATGGTGTCGGAAAGACAACTACGATTGGTAAATTAGCTGGAAAACTCCGCAGTCAGAATAAAAAAGTTGTGCTGGCTGCCGCAGATACATTTCGTGCTGCAGCGGGAGAGCAGTTGAAAGAGTGGGCGAACCGTGCACAAGCAGAATTGATCGGAGGCCAGGAAGGTTCTGATCCTGCAGCCGTAGTCTATGACGCAGTTGCAGCTGCCAAGGCAAGACATGCCGATGTACTTTTGATTGATACTGCCGGACGGCTTCACAATAAGAAGAACCTGATGGAAGAGCTTCGTAAAATGAATAAAATCATTGACCGTGAATTTCCGGACGCATATCGTGAGACACTGGTAGTGCTAGATGCCACAACAGGTCAGAATGCACTTGCTCAGGCAAAGGAATTTAATGAAGTGGCTGATATTACAGGTGTTATCCTGACAAAAATGGATGGAACTGCAAAAGGTGGTATTGCAGTTGCAATCCAGGCGGAACTTGGTATTCCGGTAAAATATATCGGTGTCGGCGAGACGATTGACGATTTGCAGAAATTTAATTCTGATACATTTGTAAATGCATTGTTTGATGTAAAAGGAGAGCATGAAGTATGTTAA
- the smc gene encoding chromosome segregation protein SMC, translating to MYLKSIEVQGFKSFANKIKFDFHNGITGIVGPNGSGKSNVADAVRWVLGEQRVKQLRGGTMQDVIFSGTENRKPLSYASVAITLDNSDHKLAIDFEEVTVTRKLYRSGESEYLINGSACRLKDINELFYDTGIGKEGYSIIGQGQIDKILSGKPEERRELFDEAAGIVKFKRRKSMSVKKLEEEQQNLIRVNDILSELEKQVGPLERQSEKAREYLKKKEELKTYDINMFLLEADRLKEQIRDVEAKDNLTKAQMGEANRLYEDTKQEYESIEEQVDTMDASIETYNRKLTETSMLKQQLENQIALLKEQIHSARMNDEHYANRAQSIERELSEREEQLGTLISDQTRLQAELDSGRKAETLEKENLNKLQIRIASLSSDIEKNQNDIREILGNRASTKAQIQKFDTMMEQIQVRKSGLNQRYFGAQSEAGLQKEQYETFYAELKEVSDQIISFAEEKKNYESQIQELQKSLNEKNEQIRASQSAYHREHSRLESLRNMTERYDGYGNSIKRVMDNRSHEKGLLGVVADIIKVEKKYETAIETALGGSIQNIVTDNEQTAKRMIEFLKKNKFGRATFLPLTQIRSHGGIAQPQALNEEGVIGLADTLVMVEDKYLELAGSLLGRTLVVDHIDHGLAIARKYRQSIRIVTLEGDLINPGGSMTGGAFKNSSNLLSRRREIEELEQAVQKLRADVAKTEQEIAELKNNRSGYYDKIEQIKDLLQKAYVRQNTAKMNADQAKSKIEAANQTALEIQKETQQLDQEISDIMDNQQSINVELDTSEQLERDLNKQIEEGQTKLDDLKHQEILQQQASENAHLSCAATEQKVLFVMENAERIQEEMQKFREELKGLEASKGGTSREIEEKESQIQELRQTIENSGELFVEIQDEIEKAKKTREDLNQRHKEFLQKREDLSRQISDLDKEIFRLESQKNSYEEAAEKQINYMWEEYELTYNRAMELRNENLTDVAKMKKRIQELKGEIRALGNVNVNAIEDYKNVSERYEFLKTQHDDLVEAEATLEKVIAELDEAMRKQFTEQFAHICQEFDHVFKQLFGGGKGTLELMDDEDVLEAGIRIIAQPPGKKLQNMMQLSGGEKALTAISLLFAIQNLKPSPFCLLDEIEAALDDSNVDRFAQYLHKLTKNTQFIVITHRRGTMTAADRLYGITMQEKGISTLVSVSLLEDELDD from the coding sequence ATGTATTTAAAAAGCATAGAAGTGCAGGGGTTTAAGTCCTTTGCAAATAAGATAAAATTCGATTTTCACAACGGTATTACAGGAATTGTCGGACCAAATGGAAGTGGTAAGAGTAATGTAGCCGATGCGGTGCGGTGGGTACTTGGTGAACAGCGTGTCAAGCAGCTTCGAGGCGGCACAATGCAAGATGTTATCTTTTCCGGTACAGAGAACCGTAAACCGTTAAGCTATGCGTCTGTAGCAATCACATTGGATAATTCAGATCATAAACTTGCGATTGATTTCGAAGAAGTTACGGTAACAAGAAAGTTATACCGTTCTGGTGAAAGTGAATATCTGATCAATGGCAGTGCATGCAGGCTGAAAGATATTAATGAATTATTTTATGATACAGGTATCGGTAAAGAAGGATACTCCATTATCGGACAGGGACAGATTGACAAGATCTTAAGTGGTAAACCGGAAGAGCGGCGAGAGTTGTTTGATGAGGCTGCCGGTATTGTAAAATTCAAAAGACGTAAGAGTATGTCTGTGAAGAAGCTGGAAGAGGAACAGCAGAATCTGATCCGTGTCAATGATATTCTTTCGGAGCTTGAGAAGCAGGTCGGCCCATTGGAACGGCAGTCTGAGAAAGCAAGAGAATATCTGAAGAAAAAAGAAGAACTGAAGACTTATGATATCAATATGTTTCTGTTAGAAGCAGACCGCCTGAAAGAGCAGATCCGGGATGTGGAAGCAAAAGATAATCTGACAAAGGCTCAGATGGGAGAAGCAAACCGCTTGTATGAAGATACAAAGCAGGAATATGAAAGTATTGAAGAACAAGTCGATACGATGGACGCGTCTATTGAGACTTATAATCGCAAGCTTACTGAGACAAGCATGTTAAAACAACAGTTGGAGAATCAGATTGCTCTTTTGAAGGAGCAGATCCACAGTGCCAGAATGAATGATGAGCATTACGCGAATCGTGCCCAGTCCATTGAACGGGAACTTTCTGAGCGTGAGGAACAGCTTGGTACTCTGATTTCGGATCAGACAAGACTCCAGGCAGAATTAGATTCCGGCCGAAAAGCAGAAACACTTGAAAAAGAGAATCTGAACAAGCTTCAGATCCGTATTGCAAGTCTTAGTTCTGATATTGAAAAGAACCAGAATGATATTCGGGAAATTCTCGGAAACCGTGCATCCACAAAAGCTCAGATCCAGAAGTTCGATACTATGATGGAACAGATCCAGGTGCGGAAATCCGGACTGAACCAGAGATATTTTGGTGCGCAAAGTGAAGCCGGTCTTCAGAAAGAACAATATGAGACATTTTATGCGGAATTAAAAGAAGTATCAGATCAGATTATTTCCTTTGCAGAAGAGAAGAAGAACTATGAATCACAGATTCAGGAACTTCAAAAGTCTCTAAATGAAAAAAATGAGCAGATCCGTGCAAGTCAGAGTGCTTACCACAGAGAGCATTCACGCCTGGAGTCTCTTAGAAATATGACTGAACGCTACGACGGATACGGTAACAGTATTAAGCGTGTTATGGATAACCGCAGTCATGAAAAAGGGCTGTTAGGTGTTGTTGCAGATATTATTAAAGTAGAAAAAAAATATGAGACAGCCATTGAGACGGCTCTTGGCGGCAGTATCCAGAATATTGTTACAGATAACGAACAGACAGCAAAACGTATGATTGAATTTTTGAAAAAGAATAAATTCGGTCGTGCAACATTTCTCCCACTGACGCAGATCCGTTCCCATGGAGGAATCGCTCAGCCACAGGCATTGAATGAAGAAGGGGTTATCGGTCTTGCAGACACTCTTGTTATGGTGGAAGACAAGTACCTGGAACTGGCAGGCTCTCTGCTTGGCAGAACACTGGTTGTCGATCATATTGATCACGGACTTGCCATTGCAAGAAAATACAGGCAGTCTATTCGAATTGTAACGCTGGAAGGTGATCTGATCAATCCGGGCGGTTCTATGACTGGTGGAGCATTCAAGAATTCCAGCAACCTTTTAAGCAGACGCCGTGAGATAGAAGAACTGGAGCAGGCTGTCCAAAAACTCCGTGCTGATGTAGCAAAGACAGAGCAGGAGATCGCGGAGCTGAAAAACAATCGTTCCGGTTACTATGATAAAATCGAACAGATCAAAGATCTACTACAGAAAGCATATGTCCGCCAAAATACAGCGAAGATGAATGCCGATCAGGCAAAGAGTAAGATCGAAGCAGCGAATCAGACTGCGCTGGAAATTCAGAAAGAGACACAGCAACTGGATCAGGAGATCAGTGACATCATGGATAATCAGCAGTCCATCAATGTGGAGCTGGATACGTCTGAACAGTTAGAACGTGACCTGAATAAACAGATTGAAGAAGGGCAGACAAAGTTAGATGATCTGAAACATCAGGAAATATTACAGCAGCAGGCTTCGGAAAATGCACATTTATCCTGTGCTGCTACAGAACAAAAGGTTCTGTTCGTAATGGAAAATGCAGAACGTATTCAGGAAGAGATGCAAAAATTCCGCGAAGAGTTGAAGGGGCTGGAAGCAAGTAAAGGCGGTACAAGCAGAGAAATCGAGGAAAAAGAATCTCAGATTCAGGAATTGCGCCAGACGATTGAGAATTCCGGAGAATTATTTGTGGAAATTCAGGATGAGATTGAAAAGGCGAAGAAGACACGTGAAGATCTGAACCAGCGCCATAAAGAATTCTTACAGAAGCGTGAAGACCTCTCCAGGCAGATTTCTGATCTGGATAAAGAAATCTTCCGTCTGGAGAGTCAGAAAAACAGTTATGAAGAAGCTGCCGAGAAGCAGATCAATTATATGTGGGAAGAGTATGAACTCACTTATAATCGTGCGATGGAACTTAGGAATGAAAATTTAACGGATGTTGCGAAGATGAAAAAGCGTATTCAGGAATTAAAAGGAGAAATACGCGCTTTGGGAAATGTTAATGTCAATGCCATTGAGGACTATAAAAATGTATCGGAGCGATATGAGTTCTTAAAGACGCAGCATGATGATCTCGTGGAAGCAGAAGCAACACTGGAAAAAGTTATCGCAGAATTGGACGAAGCGATGCGAAAGCAGTTCACAGAGCAGTTCGCACACATTTGTCAGGAATTCGACCATGTATTCAAGCAATTGTTTGGAGGCGGAAAAGGTACACTGGAACTGATGGACGATGAAGATGTTCTGGAAGCAGGAATTCGTATTATTGCTCAGCCGCCTGGAAAGAAACTGCAGAATATGATGCAGTTATCTGGTGGAGAGAAGGCTCTGACAGCAATCTCATTATTATTTGCAATTCAGAATCTCAAGCCGTCCCCGTTCTGTCTGCTTGACGAGATTGAGGCAGCACTGGACGATAGCAATGTTGACCGTTTTGCACAGTATCTGCATAAGCTTACAAAGAATACACAGTTCATTGTCATTACGCACAGACGAGGTACAATGACTGCGGCAGACCGTCTGTACGGAATCACCATGCAGGAAAAAGGAATTTCGACACTTGTGTCCGTCAGTCTTCTGGAAGATGAACTGGACGATTAG
- the rnc gene encoding ribonuclease III, giving the protein MKRNLKELEHRIGYTFQDFALLKKAMSHSSYVNEEHLPKYECNERLEFLGDAVLELVSSEFLFFEHPTTPEGELTKTRASMVCEPALAFCAREIELGEYLLLGKGEDATGGRKRESVTSDAMEALIGAIYVDGGFANAKEFINRFILKDLENKKLFYDSKTILQEIVQAHFKEELSYHLVGEEGPDHDKTFQVELQIGEQVYGIGKGRTKKSAEQEAAYKTILMLRKKNIK; this is encoded by the coding sequence ATGAAGAGAAATTTAAAAGAACTAGAACATAGAATCGGATATACATTTCAGGATTTTGCGCTTCTTAAGAAGGCGATGAGTCACAGCTCCTATGTGAATGAAGAGCATCTTCCGAAGTATGAATGTAATGAGCGCCTGGAATTCCTGGGTGATGCAGTACTGGAACTTGTGTCCAGTGAATTTTTATTTTTTGAACATCCGACAACTCCGGAAGGAGAATTAACAAAGACCCGCGCCAGCATGGTCTGCGAACCGGCACTCGCATTTTGTGCACGGGAGATTGAACTTGGAGAATATCTGCTTCTTGGAAAAGGAGAGGATGCAACAGGAGGAAGGAAGAGAGAATCTGTTACTTCTGATGCTATGGAGGCACTGATTGGTGCAATCTATGTAGACGGTGGTTTTGCTAATGCAAAAGAGTTTATCAACCGATTCATTTTAAAAGACCTGGAGAATAAAAAGCTCTTTTATGATAGCAAGACTATCCTGCAGGAAATTGTGCAGGCACATTTTAAAGAAGAACTTTCTTACCATCTGGTTGGGGAAGAGGGACCAGATCACGATAAAACTTTCCAGGTCGAACTTCAGATCGGAGAACAGGTCTATGGAATCGGAAAAGGACGTACAAAAAAGAGCGCAGAACAGGAAGCTGCCTACAAGACCATTCTGATGCTCCGCAAAAAGAATATAAAGTAG